In one Fodinicola acaciae genomic region, the following are encoded:
- a CDS encoding ribokinase: MSGEFDVCVVGSFMKDLVARVPRLPRRGETLHGEDFAEFLGGKGVNQAVAAARSGARTAIVGRLGADRYGEEFLALLAAEGIDAERVSVREGAGTGVGLPVVEPDGSNAIVIVPRANATLTAADIGAAADRIAGASIVTVQLELPMETAVEALRIASAAGTTTILNPAPMHPSLPPDLLAYADIVVPNAVEAEQLTGRHCDGDEALAVAVETAERFCRRGCVLTLGERGSIVVEGGDPVWLPAHQVATVDTVGAGDAFCGALAARLAAGDSLVEAARYANAAGGLSTTIAGAVDGIPSTEAISALLAKATLVDD, translated from the coding sequence ATGAGCGGCGAGTTCGACGTCTGCGTCGTCGGCAGCTTCATGAAGGACCTGGTCGCCCGGGTCCCGCGGCTGCCACGGCGCGGCGAGACGCTGCACGGCGAGGATTTCGCCGAGTTCCTCGGTGGGAAAGGCGTCAACCAGGCCGTTGCGGCGGCTCGGTCCGGCGCGCGTACGGCCATCGTCGGCCGGCTCGGCGCCGACCGCTATGGCGAGGAGTTTCTGGCGCTGCTGGCCGCCGAAGGCATCGACGCGGAGCGGGTGAGCGTACGCGAAGGTGCCGGCACCGGCGTCGGCCTGCCGGTCGTCGAGCCGGACGGTTCCAACGCGATCGTCATCGTGCCGCGCGCCAACGCGACGCTGACCGCCGCCGACATCGGTGCCGCCGCGGACCGGATCGCCGGCGCGTCGATCGTCACCGTACAGCTGGAGCTGCCGATGGAGACGGCGGTGGAGGCGTTGCGTATCGCTTCGGCCGCCGGCACCACCACGATCCTCAACCCGGCGCCGATGCATCCGTCGCTGCCGCCGGATCTGCTCGCGTACGCGGACATCGTCGTGCCGAACGCGGTCGAGGCCGAGCAACTCACCGGCCGGCACTGCGATGGCGACGAGGCGTTGGCGGTCGCGGTGGAGACGGCCGAGCGGTTTTGCCGGCGCGGCTGCGTACTCACTCTCGGGGAACGCGGCTCGATCGTCGTGGAGGGCGGCGATCCGGTGTGGTTGCCGGCACATCAGGTGGCCACTGTGGACACTGTCGGCGCCGGAGACGCGTTTTGTGGTGCTCTGGCGGCAAGACTGGCTGCCGGCGACAGCCTGGTCGAGGCGGCCAGATACGCCAACGCCGCCGGTGGCCTGTCCACCACGATCGCCGGCGCGGTGGACGGAATTCCGTCGACCGAGGCGATTTCCGCGCTTCTCGCGAAGGCCACCCTGGTCGACGACTGA
- a CDS encoding KpsF/GutQ family sugar-phosphate isomerase, producing MSTQPTSERPIPADVPAMAAARAAIRSEAEAVAALEDRLNGRFAAVVDLIADSSGRVVVTGLGKSGIIGRKIAATLASTGTPTVFVHAAEALHGDSGMVTPVDVVLALSASGETAEVCHFAELVANRGIPVIAMTGRAACRLNDLASHVLDVSVPREADPLNLAPTTSTTAQLAMGDALAIALMVRREFTESDFATFHPGGSLGRRLLGSE from the coding sequence GTGAGTACGCAGCCTACGTCGGAGCGGCCCATCCCGGCGGACGTGCCGGCGATGGCGGCGGCCCGCGCGGCGATCCGGTCCGAGGCCGAGGCGGTCGCGGCACTGGAGGACCGGCTGAACGGCCGGTTCGCCGCGGTGGTCGACCTGATCGCGGACAGTAGCGGCCGGGTGGTGGTGACCGGTCTCGGCAAGTCCGGGATCATCGGCCGCAAGATCGCGGCGACACTGGCCAGCACCGGCACGCCGACCGTGTTCGTACACGCCGCGGAGGCACTGCACGGCGACTCCGGCATGGTCACGCCGGTCGACGTCGTCCTCGCCCTGTCGGCTTCCGGCGAGACCGCCGAGGTCTGTCATTTCGCCGAGCTGGTCGCGAATCGCGGCATCCCGGTGATCGCGATGACCGGCCGGGCCGCCTGCCGGCTGAACGACCTGGCCAGCCACGTACTCGACGTCAGCGTGCCGCGGGAGGCCGACCCGTTGAACCTCGCACCGACCACCTCCACCACCGCGCAGCTCGCCATGGGAGACGCGTTGGCGATCGCGCTGATGGTACGCAGAGAGTTCACCGAGAGTGACTTCGCGACCTTCCATCCCGGGGGCTCCCTCGGCCGGCGGCTGCTGGGCAGCGAATGA